One genomic window of Mucilaginibacter sp. SJ includes the following:
- a CDS encoding SDR family oxidoreductase — MTDPTTSNDAANPNPAKNGGMLRDDALKGKTIIVTGGGTGLGKAMGTYFLHLGANLVITSRKLDVLQQTAAQMQAETGGKVLPIACDVRKYEEVEAMLQQAVETFGQVDVLLNNAAGNFISPTERLSANAFSAIIDIVLKGSANCSLALGKYWIKEQMPGNILNIITTYAFTGSAYVVPSACAKGGVLAMTRSLAVEWGRHGIRANAIAPGPFPTKGAWERLLPGDMAQKFDFKNRVPLKRVGEHQELVNLAAFLVSDFSGYINGEVITIDGGEWLQGAGQFSGLEMIPDEMWNDIEKATRSA; from the coding sequence ATGACTGATCCGACAACTTCAAATGATGCTGCAAACCCTAATCCCGCAAAAAACGGTGGAATGTTAAGGGATGACGCTCTGAAAGGTAAAACCATTATTGTGACCGGCGGCGGAACAGGTTTAGGTAAGGCCATGGGGACTTACTTTTTGCATTTGGGCGCTAATCTGGTAATTACCAGTCGTAAGCTGGATGTATTGCAACAAACCGCCGCCCAAATGCAAGCCGAAACCGGGGGCAAAGTATTGCCAATAGCCTGCGATGTGCGGAAATATGAGGAGGTTGAAGCAATGCTGCAACAAGCCGTTGAAACATTTGGACAGGTTGACGTACTGTTGAATAATGCTGCGGGTAATTTTATTTCACCTACCGAGCGTTTGTCGGCCAATGCATTCTCAGCTATAATTGATATTGTTTTGAAAGGTTCGGCCAATTGTTCGCTGGCTTTGGGCAAATATTGGATCAAAGAGCAAATGCCGGGTAATATCCTGAATATTATAACCACCTATGCCTTTACAGGCTCAGCTTATGTTGTGCCTTCGGCCTGTGCAAAGGGGGGAGTGCTGGCTATGACCAGATCGTTAGCCGTGGAGTGGGGCAGGCATGGCATCCGCGCCAATGCCATCGCGCCGGGGCCATTTCCCACTAAAGGTGCATGGGAAAGGTTGCTGCCCGGAGATATGGCCCAAAAGTTTGATTTTAAAAACCGGGTGCCCCTGAAACGGGTAGGAGAGCACCAGGAATTGGTAAATCTGGCCGCCTTTCTTGTTTCTGATTTTTCAGGGTATATTAACGGTGAGGTAATTACCATCGATGGCGGCGAGTGGCTGCAGGGTGCCGGCCAGTTCAGCGGGCTTGAAATGATCCCGGATGAAATGTGGAATGATATTGAGAAAGCTACGCGGTCGGCGTAG